One Gossypium raimondii isolate GPD5lz chromosome 3, ASM2569854v1, whole genome shotgun sequence genomic window carries:
- the LOC105793969 gene encoding signal recognition particle 14 kDa protein, producing MVLLQPDPFLNELTSMFERSTETGSVWVTLKRSSLKSKAQRNKMKTAEQPIEYRCLVRATNGKKTISTSVGAKDHQRFQASYATILKAHMTALKKRERKDRKKAAEDKKEGGSKKPKRA from the exons ATG GTTCTTCTACAACCAGACCCCTTTCTTAATGAACTTACGAGCATGTTTGAGCGAAGCACTGAGACAGGCTCTGTTTGGGTTACTCTTAAACGAT CATCTTTAAAATCGAAGGCTCAAAGGAACAAAATGAAGACTGCTGAACAACCCATTGAATATCGATGCCTTGTTCGTGCAACTAATGGAAAAAAGACAATTTCTACTTCG GTGGGAGCAAAGGATCACCAGCGTTTCCAAGCTTCATATGCCACCATTCTTAAGGCCCACATGACTGCCTTGAAGAAAAGGGAGAGAAAGGACCGGAAAAAGGCTGCAGAGGATAAGAAAGAAGGTGGTTCAAAGAAGCCGAAAAGGGCTTGA